The DNA region gaaaatgtgtttgtctgaaaaacgatggacatatgcaactcggacagcttgggggtgagtaaatcatgggtttaatataatttttggccaaactatccttgtaactcttcccacaaacattacagtgTTAAGGTTTCTTTCCTGTATGAACTCTTTGATGGGATTTTAAGGAACCTGActgagcaaacgtcttgtcacactgagagcatttgtaaggtttttcacctgtatgaagtcTCTGGTGCTTAAGTAAGTTTGACCCttgactaaaactcttcccacagacactacagtgataaggtttctctccagtgtgaactctttcATGAACTATTATTTGGGATGAATGATagaagctctttccacagtgagcgcagatgtaaggtttctctccagtatgaagtCTCTGATGGATTTTTAAGGCAGATGAATAAGTATAcatcttgtcacactgagagcatttgaaaggtttttcacctgtatgaagtcTCTGGTGAATAAGTAAATTAGGCCGatgactaaaactcttcccacagacactacagtgatgaggtttctctccagtatgaactctttgATGGGTTTTTAAGTGACCTGACTGAGCAAACGtcatgtcacactgagagcatttgtaaggtttttcacctgtatgaattcttaTGTGATTTATTAAGATAACCTGTTGATTAAAACTCTTCTCACAGACaatacagtgataaggtttctctacagtatgaactctctgatggactTTGAAGTGACCTGAACAGGAaaacgtcttgtcacactgagagcatttgaaaggtttttctcctgtatgaagtctctgatgaattttaagattttgtttggttttgaagtattttccacattcagtgcagtTGAAAGGCTTTTCATCACTGTGTATCCTCATGTGAACATTTAGTTTATAGGAAGAGGCACAAATCCTCCCACAGTGCTCACAGTGAAACTTCTTCTTCTCTCTGTAgtcttctgaatgaagtttcttctcttgtaaggtagtaaagctgatctcagatctggtgaagagtttctgttctgtgtgttttctctcatgtctctctaaatgtctctgtgagctgaatgtctttccacaggtgatgcaggaaagagtttgtgctgtcagtcgctcttttgatgttgaggacgttatttctatatccaaacatgaatcactcttcacatctgaaagaaacatgaaaCAATTCTTAACTCTTATTTCCACAAACAAGAATAAAGTAAGATTCTGTATCTTTTTCTAGATTCACACATATAGACAGAAGACAGTCAGTCCTGTTAATACAGCTGGGTCATTGcacatcaaataaaccaaaattTGTAATcatatgaagaaaaaaaaagtaatttaggGATCTAGAGTGCAACCAGCTGTTCAAAGGACAAAGTGTCTCCACAACTCTGTAAGTCTCCTTTAGGTTCAACAACAGACACACATACATTGTGGTCTAATCCAATCAGCGATAGTGAAGGGCGTCCACCTCCCTTCTTCTCCCTCATAAATATGAGCCGCTGTTGTGGACAAATGTGAAGTGAATGCCGCGAGCGAGAGCCAAATTGTGCGAAAGTCTGTGCGCAAGAGGGAGCGCCAAAATTAGGGATCGACtgatatggatttttttgtgcCGAATGCCGATTtttttcatcagccttagccgatgactaatacaggctgccgattttcttgacgTAGAACAAGTAAAAGTGTTCAGCACTCGCGTTATTTTATTTGGACCCCCAAACTTTCTTAGCTTTAGTTGGACGCACATATAGAGCAatgtgtttacattttcaaagtGTATGGCAATATTTCAGCAAAGTCAAACAGTTAAAAGATGCTTTGAAAGTTTAAAAGCTTCCAGCACTCTGCTAGTTGGGGAGAGGCAGTAAATGGGCTGCACATGAACTGCAGCATCTCCAACAACACAGAGCTGTCTGTGGACacctgtctgtaaataatgctggGGAAAAACTATCGGCAAATGCAGCAGCCGCGTATTGGCCGTTGCCGATAAACGTAAAACCATCAAAAATCAGTCCGATATATTGGCCGGGCAACATATTGATCACTAGTAGAGATGTCCCGACCCATTTTTTGATCGGTATCTGGGATGTTAACAGGACGGATCCAATTCCAATACTGTGTGTTGTGGCCaatgtgaatgtgtgtgcatgtatagtgtgtgtgtgtgtgtgtgggtgggtGGGCGTTAGGTTGGCGTGAATGATTTGTCCGTTACGTCACCTGCGCACCTGTATGTGCTAATCAGCCAGGCGAGTAAGGGAATCACTGGGAAGCCAGAGGGGTAAGTTAGCTGAGGAAGCCACACAGTTTTTCAACCTCAGCTGTGCGATGGTGATGGTTTTTAGTCTGTTCGTCTTTAAAAGTTTAAGTCAGTCgtttgtatatgtttttaaatttacataATAAAGAAGAGTTAATTGTACAACGATGGAGGACCTCATTTATTTGCAACAGCAAGAGTTGGAAATGGCTTCAAAATACCTGTAGTGGCTTTTTTTTGTGGACAGATTGCCACTACATTTTGTTGAAAAACTTAGCTTCAAAGGACTGAAAGATTGGATTTGCCACGCGAAGGACAGCGCCGCGCTTCATTGATTGAGTGCCAGCTGAATCCACTCAACTGAATGCAGACACAGGCTGGGAAAGAGCTTCGCAGGGGAATCACGGTAGTACAAAATAAGGATTGTTACATGCGGGGGTGGAAGAGATTGGCCTTCTCACAAAAGGGATACAGGTACGTCCTGCTACAATTCTTAATAAAGCCTTCAGCAGTTCTGCTATATCAATATGAAAATGAGTGATGTGTCTGCAGCTGTCAATCGAAATGAAACCGAAAATGAAAGTGGTAAAAGATCGGTCAAATTAACGGTCAAAGCATTGCAATTACAAATCATATCAAATCAAAAGGAAAGGAATTCCAGGTTAAAGAAATTATACAAACCAACAAAGGATGTTAAGCAACTGATGCTTTTAAAGGGAAATGTGTCTGATGTACAAACAAAGTATGAAATGTGTTTGAAACTTTGTGTGGAAATTGAACAGTTTCACGACGCATTGAAACAAAAACTGCCTGATGATGAAATGTCAAAGCAAAATGAATAGGTTGAAACTCAAATGCACAACAATAAAGCAATAATGCAAAACATGGAAAAGTGTTTGATTGATAAAAGGGACAATGATGATGATGCTGCATTAAATGAAGCTGCACCAGCCACCACTGTGGTCACTGATGACATTAGTCCAGGGGACAGCGTTTCTAATGTTGGTGGTAAATCAGGCTCATCAACTGGCCGTTACAGCAATAGGTCTTCAAGGTCTTCAATTTCCTCTGCATGCTTAAAAGCAGAGGCGGAAAAAGACGCTCTTCTTGCCAAGGCAGCTGCCcttaaacaaaaacatgagcTGGACGCTCAGGAGGAGCAACTCAGGCAAAAAAGGGAATTGCTGGAATTGCAAAGTCAAATTGCTGTACAAACTGCAAAGGTTAATGTTTACAGAGGATCTGATGTGGAGAGCTCACAAGCTCATTCAGATGGAATGAATTCGTATTTGCGAAGATCTAAACGAAAATCTTCTCTCAGACTCTCTGCTACGGAATTTGTTCCACAAAGTTCAAAGCCTCAATTCAATCATCCACCAACAGGAGGCAGCAATGCGGCAGTGCAAACAGAGGTTCAACCTACGTATTCCAATCCTCAGTTTAATCTTCCACCAACAGGAGGCAGCAATGCAGCAGGGATAACAGAGGCTCAGCCTAAGTATTCTAATTCTCAGTTCAATCTTCCATCAATAAGAGGTGACAAAACTGTCATATCAATGGGAGGAAGACGCAAGGAAATATTTTCAGAGTATGTTGTACCAAAAGCTCATGCTCTGAATCCCCAACCAAGCATACCTCAAATATGTCAGGAAACATATCATGCAACACATCATACAAAGGAACCCATTCAACATGTTGACCTGATGCAAACTAATGTGGACCAGGGCAATCTTCTTTCCATTATGAAACAACAAAATGACATAACAGCTTTATTAGTGCAACAACATTCTTCATTATCATTACCTCCAAGGGATATACCATGCTTTGATGGAGATCCGCTAGAGAACAGCACCTTTATTAGAGCATTCGAGCATGGAGTGGAGGGAAAGGCTGGTAGCAGCATTGACTGTTTATACTTTTTGGAGCAGTATACTAAAGGACAACCTAGGGAGCTGGTTAAGAGCTGTCAGCACATGCCACCAGACAGAGGATATCAAAAGAGCAAAGGCcctcttacaagaacgttttggaaatgaacaaaaaatagCCACTGCATACATGGAAAAAGCTCTTGGATGGCCATCAGTAAAATCTGAAGACATTGAAGCTTTGCAAGCCTTTGCTTTGTATTTACGTGTCTGTTGTAACGCTATGGAGAACATCAGCTATATGTCAGAGATGAATATGCCATCCAACATGCGTGCTATTGTTTTGAAGTTACCATATAAATTGAGGGAAAAGTGGAGAAGCACTGCTTATGAGCTGCAGGAAAAGCATAGTCGTCAAGCACGTTTCAGTGATATGGTCAACTTAATTGAAAGGCAAGTGTCTATTGCTTCCAGTCCACTCTTTGGAAACATTCAGGATACATTTACTTCAACGACTAAGTGTAAGGAGAGAAACAAAGTCTCACGAGTATGCTTTAAAGGAAAAGGAAGCAGTTTTGCTACTTCTGTGGCAGCTGTCAATTGTCAACCTGTGACTCAAAAGCAAAATGAGAGAAACTTAACTGATAAACCAAATAAGGTAATTTGTCTGCTGTGTGAAGAGGGTCACAAATTGGAGTTGTGTCCCAAAATGGAAAAGAAGTTACACAATGAAAAAATTAACTTCTTGAAGGAGAAAGGTGTTTGTTTTGGGTGTTTATCTGTTGGACACATGAGCAGGGACTGTCATAGGCGTCTGTCTTGTAAATTGTGTAATCTGAAACATCCTACCATCCTTCACATCCATTCAAAGGAGAAGAAAACCAATTCAGAGGACACACAGCAGGAAATATCAGGAAACAGTCATAAGGTTTCTCCCAAGACATGTGGCCATATAGGGGCCGGAGCACAGGACAGTGTATTGGCAATTGTGCCTGTTCAGGTTAAGGCTAAGAAAGGTAACCAAGTGTTAACTACATATGCATTTTTAGATCCTGGCAGCACAGCCACTTTCTGCTCTGAACGACTCATGAGGGAGCTAAAAGTCAGAGGAAGGAGTGCCAAAATTTTGTTAAGGACTATGAATCaagaaaagtttgttgacaGTCATGTTATCTCAGGATTGGAGATAGCTGCACTCAATGGTAACACCTACTTTGAATTGCCAGAAGTTTACACACAGTGTAAAATGCCTGTGACTCGTGACAACATCCCACGACAGGAAGAGTTAAGTGCATGGCCATACTTAAGCTCTGTGGAAATTCCTGTAATTGATGCTGATGTGGAGCTGTTAATTGGGACCAATGTTCCAAAGGCATT from Paramisgurnus dabryanus chromosome 8, PD_genome_1.1, whole genome shotgun sequence includes:
- the LOC135770657 gene encoding uncharacterized protein; the encoded protein is MNREYVDCCESSVYVTDDGSLDSVWMSRDQSRTPQPLLDSKLSEEKSRHTQDSELSLILLCYTESKPTDTQSTTVCDSKQSLQEDQTSTESLDSVCNAGEQQQILQTKLKMCSVKIIDCTNLMMKIKTEPTEIKTEPTEIKTEPTEIKTEPTEIKTESTEIKTEHTEEEDRTEEDDDFITSDVKSDSCLDIEITSSTSKERLTAQTLSCITCGKTFSSQRHLERHERKHTEQKLFTRSEISFTTLQEKKLHSEDYREKKKFHCEHCGRICASSYKLNVHMRIHSDEKPFNCTECGKYFKTKQNLKIHQRLHTGEKPFKCSQCDKTFSCSGHFKVHQRVHTVEKPYHCIVCEKSFNQQVILINHIRIHTGEKPYKCSQCDMTFAQSGHLKTHQRVHTGEKPHHCSVCGKSFSHRPNLLIHQRLHTGEKPFKCSQCDKMYTYSSALKIHQRLHTGEKPYICAHCGKSFYHSSQIIVHERVHTGEKPYHCSVCGKSFSQGSNLLKHQRLHTGEKPYKCSQCDKTFAQSGSLKSHQRVHTGKKP